A region from the Microbacterium sp. NC79 genome encodes:
- a CDS encoding enoyl-CoA hydratase, with amino-acid sequence MAEAEVDVVTYEVHGSTAIVRLNRPQYRNAQNSAVTYALDAAFTRAVNDDEVKVIVLAGNGDHFCAGHDIGTPGRDIDKSFERKAVIWYDHVGASGVDARFARESEVYLGMCRRWREIPKPMIAMVHGACIAGGLMLAWSCDFIVASDDAFFQDPVVRMGIPGVEYFAHPWVTNPRFAKEMLYTGERVPAQRAYEVGMVNHVVPRAELEERTMAIAERIGQMPRIGLTLTKKAVNQAEDLMGQRAGMDSVFGLHHAAHAHNAEVGGDSLGGVNHKTIRDAEEKK; translated from the coding sequence GTGGCTGAAGCAGAAGTCGACGTGGTCACCTACGAGGTGCACGGTTCGACCGCGATCGTGCGACTCAACCGCCCGCAATACCGTAACGCTCAGAACTCCGCCGTGACCTACGCGCTCGACGCCGCATTTACGCGTGCTGTCAACGACGATGAGGTCAAGGTCATCGTTCTCGCTGGAAATGGCGATCACTTCTGCGCTGGTCACGACATCGGAACCCCGGGTCGCGACATCGACAAGAGTTTCGAGCGCAAGGCGGTCATTTGGTACGACCACGTCGGCGCTTCCGGCGTCGACGCGCGATTCGCCCGCGAGAGCGAGGTGTATCTCGGAATGTGCCGCCGCTGGCGTGAGATTCCGAAGCCCATGATCGCCATGGTGCACGGTGCCTGCATCGCCGGTGGCCTCATGCTCGCGTGGTCGTGTGACTTCATCGTCGCCAGCGACGACGCATTCTTCCAAGACCCGGTCGTTCGCATGGGCATCCCCGGTGTCGAGTACTTCGCACACCCGTGGGTCACCAACCCGCGCTTCGCGAAGGAAATGCTGTACACCGGTGAGCGCGTTCCTGCGCAGCGTGCGTACGAAGTCGGCATGGTAAACCACGTGGTTCCGCGTGCCGAACTCGAAGAGCGCACCATGGCCATCGCCGAGCGCATCGGTCAGATGCCCCGCATTGGCCTCACCCTCACGAAGAAGGCCGTCAACCAGGCAGAAGACCTGATGGGTCAGCGCGCTGGCATGGACAGTGTCTTTGGCCTGCACCACGCAGCCCACGCCCACAACGCCGAAGTCGGAGGCGACTCCCTCGGCGGCGTTAACCACAAGACCATCCGCGACGCGGAGGAGAAGAAGTGA
- a CDS encoding gamma carbonic anhydrase family protein produces the protein MPCYAIDGVVPVVDPTAFVHETAVLIGDVIIGPGCYIGPHASLRGDFGRIIVGEGSNVQDSAVIHAFPGDDCVLEPASHVGHAAVLHGCRIGSYALIGIGATILDGASIGADCLVGAGALVTAGTVVPERSLVLGSPAKVVRELDDETVAWKRNGTHVYQQLAVRSRETLVPVTPLAAVEENRPRVSTGSDVSQPLHKQRD, from the coding sequence ATGCCCTGCTACGCGATCGATGGCGTGGTTCCGGTCGTTGACCCGACTGCGTTCGTGCACGAAACAGCGGTGCTGATCGGTGACGTGATCATCGGGCCCGGCTGTTACATCGGCCCGCACGCGTCGCTTCGCGGTGACTTCGGTCGCATCATCGTGGGGGAGGGCTCGAACGTGCAGGATTCGGCTGTGATTCACGCTTTTCCTGGTGACGATTGCGTACTCGAACCCGCTTCTCACGTGGGCCACGCCGCTGTTCTGCACGGGTGCCGCATTGGTTCGTATGCGCTCATCGGCATTGGCGCGACGATTCTGGATGGCGCCTCGATTGGTGCCGATTGCCTCGTCGGTGCCGGGGCGTTGGTGACGGCAGGCACTGTGGTTCCCGAGCGGTCACTGGTGCTTGGCTCGCCTGCGAAAGTCGTTCGCGAGCTCGACGACGAGACCGTGGCCTGGAAACGAAACGGCACCCACGTGTATCAGCAGCTCGCGGTGCGCTCGCGGGAGACGCTCGTGCCAGTCACGCCGCTGGCCGCGGTGGAAGAAAACCGCCCCCGTGTTTCGACCGGGTCAGACGTGTCTCAACCCCTCCACAAACAGCGCGACTGA
- a CDS encoding acyl-CoA dehydrogenase family protein codes for MMQFDPTEEQEELVGMLRDLLSSRSDSGAVRRAMESESGYDADLWRVLCEEIGAASLAIPEEFGGAGFTAFETHLVLEELGAAMTPSPYLGTVAIAAQAVLCSGDADACERLLPGIAAGETTAALVWADDRGLFDATRFGVSFDGASLSGTAPLVIDGSTADVLLVLAATSDGVGLFEVAGDAAGVTRVATPAMDTTLRFAQVTFDGAAAVRIGNAVDTERLRDIAATAVTALQVGGARRILDLTVEYSKQRVQFGRQIGSFQALKHRMADMHLLVETATTASRAAASAVASGAELGPLAALAKTWASDAFSTVAGEAVQLHGGIAITWEHDAHLYFKRAHATRELFGSPEAIRVREAERLLA; via the coding sequence ATGATGCAGTTCGATCCCACCGAAGAGCAGGAAGAGCTCGTCGGCATGCTGCGCGACCTGCTGTCGTCCCGCTCGGACTCGGGTGCGGTGCGCCGCGCCATGGAGTCAGAATCGGGCTACGACGCTGACCTGTGGCGCGTGCTGTGCGAAGAGATTGGTGCCGCGTCGCTTGCGATTCCTGAGGAGTTCGGCGGCGCTGGCTTTACCGCTTTTGAGACGCACCTCGTGCTCGAAGAGCTGGGCGCCGCGATGACGCCGTCGCCGTACCTCGGAACCGTCGCGATCGCCGCCCAGGCCGTGCTCTGCTCTGGCGATGCCGACGCATGCGAGCGCCTGCTGCCCGGTATTGCCGCCGGTGAAACCACGGCAGCGCTCGTGTGGGCTGATGATCGAGGACTCTTCGATGCCACGCGTTTTGGTGTTTCGTTTGACGGGGCTTCGTTGAGCGGAACCGCACCGCTGGTGATCGACGGATCGACCGCCGACGTGCTGCTGGTGTTGGCTGCGACCTCTGACGGCGTTGGCCTGTTTGAGGTTGCTGGCGATGCTGCCGGCGTCACCCGCGTGGCGACCCCGGCGATGGACACCACGTTGCGCTTCGCCCAGGTGACGTTCGACGGCGCCGCCGCCGTTCGTATCGGCAATGCTGTTGACACCGAGCGCCTCCGCGACATCGCGGCCACGGCCGTCACCGCACTGCAGGTTGGTGGCGCCCGCCGCATTCTCGACCTCACCGTTGAGTACTCGAAGCAGCGTGTGCAGTTCGGCCGTCAGATCGGTTCGTTCCAGGCCCTGAAGCACCGCATGGCCGATATGCACTTGCTCGTGGAGACCGCGACCACGGCCTCGCGCGCTGCGGCTTCCGCCGTGGCGTCCGGCGCTGAACTGGGGCCGCTCGCCGCACTCGCGAAGACATGGGCATCGGATGCTTTCAGCACCGTCGCTGGCGAGGCTGTGCAGTTGCACGGCGGTATCGCGATCACGTGGGAGCACGACGCGCACCTGTACTTCAAGCGCGCTCACGCGACGCGTGAACTGTTCGGCTCGCCCGAGGCGATCCGCGTGCGTGAAGCTGAGCGCCTGCTGGCGTAA
- a CDS encoding TetR/AcrR family transcriptional regulator: protein MRAEATTPAKGRGRPSIVDAMAISEAAIALWHEHGYANTGWREISDATGVSTRTLMRHFSSRAELAWIGVQPATERMAAAAPLVPLDIPLGDALRQLISASVTRDPKVTALGPDFFSLVSSEPEIAALAPSAHNPWIAEVASFIAARRPDLPPAITRAIATAYQSALFAALTEWAENGDTRAGDAVDTVDAMLAHLGLLGE, encoded by the coding sequence ATGCGTGCAGAAGCGACAACACCCGCGAAGGGCCGTGGCCGGCCCTCCATCGTTGACGCCATGGCGATCTCCGAAGCTGCCATCGCGCTGTGGCACGAGCATGGCTATGCAAACACCGGTTGGCGAGAAATTTCGGATGCCACCGGCGTCAGCACCCGCACGCTGATGCGCCACTTTTCCAGTCGCGCCGAACTCGCGTGGATCGGCGTGCAGCCCGCAACGGAACGCATGGCGGCAGCCGCACCCCTGGTTCCGCTGGACATCCCCCTCGGCGACGCACTGCGGCAACTCATCAGCGCCTCGGTGACGCGCGACCCGAAGGTCACGGCACTTGGTCCGGATTTCTTCAGCCTCGTCAGCAGCGAGCCCGAAATCGCAGCGCTCGCTCCCAGCGCCCACAACCCGTGGATCGCCGAGGTCGCATCGTTCATCGCAGCGCGCCGCCCTGATCTCCCGCCAGCAATCACCCGCGCGATCGCGACGGCGTATCAATCAGCGCTGTTTGCCGCGCTGACCGAGTGGGCGGAAAACGGCGACACCAGGGCGGGGGACGCTGTCGACACCGTCGACGCCATGCTCGCTCACCTCGGCCTCCTCGGCGAGTAG
- a CDS encoding SDR family NAD(P)-dependent oxidoreductase — protein sequence MTNPFVRLDGKVAVITGAAGGQGRAHAALFHELGARLVLTDIVEDAVREVASAYGDDAIALKHDNASSADWARVAAAAEEKFGRVDVLVNNAAVSPVGKLEDMTEAQLRTIIDINLLGPMLGMQALLPLLKQQGGSVINISSTSGLQGYAERAHYSSTKFGLRGLTRSMAHEWGPYGIRVNTVLPGAIDTVMASDDTRNGIGFITTIPAARIGRPDEVSAMVAFLASDASSYCTGQDFVVDGGKTA from the coding sequence ATGACGAATCCCTTCGTTCGCCTCGACGGCAAGGTCGCCGTTATCACCGGTGCTGCTGGCGGTCAGGGGCGTGCACACGCCGCGCTCTTTCACGAGCTCGGCGCACGCCTTGTGCTCACGGACATCGTCGAAGACGCGGTGCGCGAGGTTGCGTCCGCTTACGGTGATGACGCGATCGCGTTGAAGCACGACAACGCGTCGTCGGCAGACTGGGCGCGCGTTGCCGCGGCCGCCGAGGAGAAGTTTGGTCGCGTTGATGTGCTCGTGAACAACGCTGCCGTGTCGCCCGTTGGCAAGCTGGAAGATATGACCGAAGCGCAACTGCGCACGATCATTGACATCAACCTTCTCGGGCCCATGCTTGGCATGCAGGCACTGCTCCCGCTTCTCAAGCAGCAGGGTGGTTCCGTCATCAATATCTCCTCCACGTCGGGCCTGCAGGGCTACGCCGAACGCGCGCACTACTCGTCGACGAAGTTCGGGCTGCGCGGACTGACACGCTCCATGGCACACGAGTGGGGCCCCTACGGCATTCGCGTCAACACGGTGCTCCCTGGCGCCATTGACACCGTCATGGCCAGCGACGACACCCGCAATGGCATTGGCTTCATCACGACGATTCCGGCCGCACGTATCGGGCGCCCCGACGAGGTCTCTGCCATGGTGGCTTTCCTCGCCTCGGACGCGTCAAGCTACTGCACGGGCCAGGACTTCGTCGTCGACGGCGGAAAAACAGCGTAA
- a CDS encoding alpha/beta fold hydrolase → MADNPDDILSDAVAETAGAPALDGRVDTFSWQGADMVFEEFGSGTPVFVLVHGIGMGRVVFAELIDDLKKIGRVIAIDQPGYGDSPEPPRTPTMERTADMLAALLCDRGVSGVTAIGHSMGTQVVAELAVRHPKLVSELVMIAPTVDESARRIMIQIGRLLRDLWGESPKVVLLGGYEYLRAGPHLIRKMRAMMVHSPERSYPRLTQKTLILRGEHDCVVPEPWAQEAARLIPDATYDTLPDTSHQSMIRNAAPTTRRVLKFLGRGSTFLP, encoded by the coding sequence ATGGCCGATAACCCCGACGATATCCTCTCCGACGCCGTCGCTGAGACCGCTGGTGCGCCCGCACTCGACGGCCGCGTCGACACGTTTTCGTGGCAGGGCGCCGACATGGTGTTCGAGGAGTTTGGCTCCGGAACCCCGGTGTTCGTCCTCGTGCACGGCATCGGTATGGGCCGTGTCGTCTTCGCCGAGCTCATCGACGACCTCAAGAAGATTGGCCGCGTGATCGCGATCGACCAGCCGGGCTATGGCGATTCGCCGGAACCACCACGCACGCCGACGATGGAACGCACCGCCGACATGCTGGCGGCCCTGCTGTGTGATCGCGGCGTGAGCGGTGTCACGGCGATCGGCCACTCGATGGGCACGCAGGTCGTCGCTGAACTCGCGGTGCGCCACCCGAAGCTCGTGAGTGAACTCGTCATGATCGCGCCAACCGTCGACGAATCCGCCCGCCGCATCATGATCCAAATCGGCCGCCTCCTGCGTGATCTGTGGGGAGAGAGCCCCAAGGTTGTGCTGCTCGGCGGCTACGAGTATCTGCGCGCCGGCCCCCACCTCATCCGCAAAATGCGCGCCATGATGGTGCACAGTCCGGAGCGCAGCTACCCTCGTCTCACGCAGAAAACCCTCATCCTGCGCGGCGAACACGACTGCGTGGTTCCGGAACCATGGGCTCAGGAAGCAGCGCGGCTGATCCCCGATGCCACGTACGACACGTTGCCCGACACGAGCCACCAGTCCATGATCCGCAACGCCGCCCCCACCACGCGCCGCGTGCTCAAGTTCTTGGGGCGAGGTAGTACGTTTCTTCCATGA
- a CDS encoding acyl-CoA dehydrogenase family protein, whose translation MMQFLPTDEQTAFAEAIDEIVTANGGADVVQAWAAGDKAAGLALWEQFSELGLGGLRVAEEDGGLGASAVDLAIVFERLGYHGVPGPYIESLAFLPAVVSDEVRAEICGGAMATATYAPFVPYALDADVASLRFAVDGSGVTPADAGDAISSMAKTRTLFPLSGSGTTTAVSAEALDRGFAEAALATAAMLVGAGERLLDEAVEYAKIREQFGKPVGEYQALKHHLANVRVALSFARPLMLRAALDIDSPNRDRDVSAAKVSAADAATLAAKLSLQVHGAIGYTAEHHVGRWVTLVPALVQSWGSTSFHRDRVAAAILNQGA comes from the coding sequence ATGATGCAGTTCCTCCCTACTGACGAACAGACCGCATTCGCCGAGGCGATCGACGAGATCGTAACCGCCAACGGCGGCGCCGACGTCGTGCAGGCGTGGGCTGCGGGCGACAAGGCCGCGGGCTTGGCACTGTGGGAACAGTTCTCCGAGCTCGGCCTCGGCGGACTCCGCGTTGCCGAAGAAGACGGCGGCCTGGGCGCCAGCGCCGTTGACCTCGCGATCGTGTTCGAGCGCCTCGGTTACCACGGCGTTCCTGGCCCCTACATCGAGTCCCTCGCTTTCCTTCCGGCCGTCGTCTCTGACGAGGTTCGGGCGGAGATTTGCGGCGGCGCAATGGCGACCGCAACCTACGCGCCGTTCGTGCCATACGCACTCGACGCTGACGTGGCTTCGCTTCGATTCGCCGTTGACGGTTCCGGTGTCACTCCGGCCGACGCTGGCGACGCGATCTCTTCGATGGCTAAGACCCGCACGCTTTTCCCGCTTTCTGGTTCCGGAACCACGACTGCAGTCTCTGCGGAAGCTCTGGACCGTGGATTCGCGGAGGCAGCACTCGCCACCGCGGCGATGCTCGTCGGTGCGGGCGAGCGCCTGCTCGATGAGGCCGTGGAGTACGCGAAGATTCGTGAGCAGTTTGGTAAGCCGGTTGGCGAGTACCAGGCGCTCAAGCACCACCTCGCGAACGTGCGTGTGGCGTTGAGCTTCGCGCGCCCGCTCATGCTGCGTGCCGCGCTCGACATTGACAGCCCCAACCGTGACCGCGATGTGTCGGCCGCGAAGGTTTCGGCCGCTGATGCCGCGACGCTCGCCGCGAAGCTGTCGCTGCAGGTGCACGGGGCGATCGGCTACACCGCCGAGCACCACGTGGGCCGCTGGGTTACGCTGGTGCCCGCGCTTGTGCAGTCGTGGGGTTCGACGTCGTTCCACCGCGACCGCGTTGCCGCCGCAATTTTGAACCAGGGGGCATGA
- a CDS encoding SDR family oxidoreductase, producing the protein MNQALNPQYVPGHGLLAGKRVVVTASAGAGIGSAAAIKCLEEGAASVMISDTHQGRLDTSLAELRERFGDDRVFAKACDVTNEEQVQALLDAAEAVGPIDVMINNAGLGGTASILEMTDDQWNLVLNVTLTGTFRCIRAVGQRMKAAGNGGVIVNNASVIGWRAQEGQAHYAAAKAGVMALTRSAAKDLATEGIRVNAVSPSLAMHPFLEKVTSAELLTELKAKEAFNRAAEPWEIANVMVFLASDYSSYMTGEVISVSSQHA; encoded by the coding sequence ATGAACCAGGCTCTGAACCCTCAATACGTCCCGGGCCACGGCCTGCTCGCCGGAAAGCGCGTCGTCGTGACCGCCTCTGCGGGCGCAGGCATTGGTTCCGCAGCGGCCATCAAGTGTCTCGAAGAGGGCGCCGCCTCGGTCATGATTTCGGACACCCACCAGGGGCGTCTCGACACGTCGCTGGCAGAACTGCGCGAGCGCTTCGGCGACGACCGCGTGTTCGCGAAGGCGTGCGACGTCACGAACGAAGAGCAAGTGCAGGCGTTGCTCGACGCGGCTGAGGCCGTTGGTCCGATCGACGTCATGATCAACAACGCGGGCCTGGGTGGCACGGCATCGATTCTGGAGATGACCGACGACCAGTGGAACCTCGTGCTGAACGTCACGCTGACGGGTACGTTCCGCTGCATCCGCGCTGTCGGCCAGCGCATGAAGGCCGCAGGTAACGGCGGTGTCATCGTGAACAACGCGTCGGTTATCGGCTGGCGTGCGCAGGAGGGCCAGGCCCACTACGCGGCAGCGAAGGCTGGCGTTATGGCGCTGACCCGCTCGGCTGCGAAAGACCTCGCGACCGAGGGGATCCGCGTGAACGCGGTGTCGCCTTCGCTCGCGATGCACCCGTTCTTGGAGAAGGTCACCAGCGCTGAGCTGCTCACCGAACTCAAGGCGAAAGAAGCTTTTAACCGTGCAGCCGAGCCGTGGGAGATCGCCAATGTCATGGTGTTCCTCGCGAGCGACTACTCGTCGTACATGACGGGTGAAGTCATCTCGGTCAGCAGCCAGCACGCATAA
- a CDS encoding acyl-CoA dehydrogenase family protein, protein MELTYSAEDEAFRAEIRTWLEANLIGKFAELRGKGGSGREHEAFEERLEWNRHMAAAGWSCVAWPVEYGGRGLSIQQQVIFHEEYARSGAPARVNHLGEELLGPTLIEHGTAEQKARFLPTIVAVEELWCQGYSEPGAGSDLAAVATQARLNGDQWVVNGQKVWTSLAQHAQWCFVVARTEEGSSRHAGLSYLLVPVDQPGVEVRPILQLTGTSEFNEVFFTDAVTDADLVVGGAGNGWKVAMATLGFERGVSTLAQQIAFRAELDLVIETAKKSGTIDDPILRDAIVRAHQGLEIIRLHALRTLGGEQGLNASVTKLLWARWHRDLGELAMAAEGALSILVKEAPYELDELQTLFLFSRSDTLYGGSDEVQRNVIAERILGLPREARA, encoded by the coding sequence ATGGAGCTCACCTACTCGGCTGAGGACGAAGCGTTCCGTGCTGAAATTCGCACCTGGCTCGAAGCCAACCTCATCGGCAAATTTGCCGAGCTGCGCGGCAAGGGCGGCTCTGGCCGCGAGCACGAAGCTTTTGAAGAGCGACTGGAGTGGAACCGTCACATGGCGGCCGCTGGTTGGTCGTGTGTCGCGTGGCCGGTTGAATACGGCGGACGCGGCCTCTCGATCCAGCAACAGGTGATTTTCCACGAGGAGTATGCCCGCTCGGGCGCTCCGGCGCGCGTCAACCACCTCGGCGAGGAGCTTCTCGGCCCGACACTGATCGAGCACGGCACCGCCGAGCAGAAGGCACGCTTCTTGCCGACGATCGTGGCCGTGGAAGAACTGTGGTGCCAGGGCTACTCCGAGCCGGGCGCCGGCTCTGACCTCGCCGCTGTCGCCACCCAGGCACGCCTCAACGGCGATCAGTGGGTTGTCAACGGCCAGAAGGTGTGGACGTCACTTGCCCAGCACGCGCAGTGGTGCTTCGTCGTCGCGCGCACCGAAGAGGGCTCATCGCGCCACGCTGGCCTCAGCTACCTCCTGGTTCCGGTCGACCAGCCGGGCGTCGAAGTGCGCCCCATCCTGCAGCTCACCGGCACGAGCGAATTCAACGAGGTGTTCTTCACCGACGCGGTGACTGACGCTGACCTCGTGGTCGGTGGCGCGGGCAACGGCTGGAAGGTCGCAATGGCGACCCTCGGCTTCGAGCGCGGCGTTTCGACCCTCGCGCAGCAGATCGCATTCCGCGCTGAGCTGGATCTCGTGATCGAGACGGCGAAGAAGAGCGGAACCATTGACGACCCGATTCTGCGTGACGCCATCGTGCGTGCGCACCAGGGTCTTGAAATCATTCGCCTGCACGCCCTCCGCACGCTCGGCGGCGAGCAGGGACTGAACGCTTCTGTCACGAAACTCCTGTGGGCGCGGTGGCACCGTGACCTCGGCGAGCTGGCGATGGCAGCAGAGGGGGCGCTGTCGATCCTTGTGAAGGAAGCGCCCTACGAACTTGATGAACTCCAAACCCTGTTCCTCTTCAGCCGCTCCGACACCCTGTATGGCGGTAGCGATGAGGTACAGCGAAACGTGATTGCCGAACGTATTCTCGGCTTGCCAAGGGAGGCACGCGCATGA
- a CDS encoding VOC family protein produces MARLHHMGITVSNTEEAIAFYSSLTCGTVTGPLVKQGPAVEAVTGYPGAQILITFIAFDGGDSVIELAEYRGTGNQRLIPDNGKAGSAHPAIVVRDIEGEITRLAANGYAATSAPMVATAGPMEGYRYAYIIGPDDVRVELLEEPH; encoded by the coding sequence ATGGCGCGACTGCATCACATGGGAATCACCGTCAGCAACACCGAAGAAGCGATCGCGTTCTACTCCTCGCTGACCTGCGGAACCGTCACCGGCCCGCTCGTCAAGCAAGGCCCGGCTGTCGAGGCGGTCACCGGCTACCCCGGCGCGCAGATCCTGATCACCTTCATCGCGTTCGACGGCGGCGACAGCGTGATCGAACTCGCCGAGTACCGCGGAACCGGAAACCAACGTCTGATTCCCGACAACGGCAAAGCTGGTTCCGCTCATCCCGCGATCGTGGTGCGCGACATCGAAGGCGAAATCACACGCCTCGCAGCCAACGGCTACGCCGCCACCAGCGCGCCGATGGTCGCGACCGCGGGCCCCATGGAGGGCTACCGCTACGCGTACATCATCGGGCCTGACGACGTACGCGTCGAGCTGTTGGAAGAACCGCACTAA
- a CDS encoding acyl-CoA dehydrogenase family protein — protein sequence MNLDFTPEQEAFAAEARAWLAENVPTERLASMDTAEGFEQHREWERTLASGNWSVVSWPAEYGGREVGITEWVIFEEEYYRSGAPTRVAQNGISLLAPIVFEHGTPEQKAKYLPLMSNGTEIWAQAWSEPGAGSDLAAIRATATRDDARGGWLLNGQKIWSSRAVWADRGFGLFRSDPEAQRHRGLTYFLFPMDAPGITVRAIEQLDGSTGFAEVFFDDVFVPDEDVLGAPGDGWNVAMSTAGNERGLSLRAPGRFLAPVDRLIDLWDERGESEPSARDAVVDSWIGAEAYKLFTWQTVSRLLQGGDVGAEGSINKVFWSELDIHIHETALRLLGPEAELIGDGAPVGGKWAEDYLFALAGPIYAGTNEIQRNIIAERILGLPRGDRRKA from the coding sequence GTGAATCTCGATTTCACCCCCGAGCAGGAAGCGTTTGCCGCCGAGGCACGCGCTTGGCTCGCCGAGAACGTGCCCACCGAGCGCTTGGCATCGATGGACACCGCCGAAGGTTTCGAACAGCACCGTGAGTGGGAGCGCACGCTCGCCTCGGGTAACTGGTCGGTTGTTTCCTGGCCCGCCGAATACGGCGGCCGCGAAGTTGGCATCACCGAGTGGGTCATCTTCGAAGAGGAATACTACCGCTCCGGCGCACCCACGCGTGTGGCTCAGAACGGTATCTCGCTACTCGCGCCGATCGTGTTTGAGCACGGTACGCCCGAGCAGAAGGCGAAGTACCTGCCGCTGATGTCAAACGGCACCGAGATTTGGGCGCAGGCCTGGTCAGAGCCCGGCGCTGGTAGCGACCTGGCTGCAATCCGCGCCACGGCGACGCGTGATGACGCGCGCGGTGGCTGGCTGCTGAACGGTCAGAAGATCTGGTCGTCGCGCGCCGTGTGGGCTGACCGTGGCTTCGGACTGTTCCGCTCCGACCCCGAGGCCCAGCGCCACCGCGGTCTCACCTACTTCCTGTTCCCGATGGACGCTCCCGGCATCACCGTGCGCGCAATCGAACAGCTCGATGGTTCCACCGGCTTTGCCGAGGTGTTCTTCGACGACGTATTCGTGCCCGACGAGGACGTGCTGGGTGCGCCTGGCGACGGCTGGAACGTCGCGATGTCGACCGCAGGCAACGAGCGCGGCTTGTCGCTGCGTGCGCCCGGTCGCTTTCTTGCCCCGGTCGATCGCCTGATCGACCTGTGGGACGAGCGCGGCGAGAGCGAGCCGAGCGCCCGCGACGCTGTCGTTGACAGCTGGATCGGCGCCGAGGCGTACAAGCTGTTCACGTGGCAGACCGTTTCGCGTCTGTTGCAGGGCGGCGACGTTGGAGCCGAAGGCTCGATCAACAAGGTGTTCTGGTCAGAACTCGACATTCACATTCACGAGACGGCGCTGCGCCTGCTCGGCCCTGAGGCTGAGCTGATTGGCGATGGCGCCCCCGTGGGTGGCAAGTGGGCCGAGGACTACCTCTTCGCCCTCGCCGGACCGATTTACGCCGGCACTAACGAAATTCAGCGCAACATCATCGCGGAGCGAATCCTCGGACTCCCCCGCGGCGACCGAAGGAAGGCATGA
- a CDS encoding SDR family oxidoreductase has product MARTYVVTGSASGIGATTSRMLTERGEKVIGVDLKNADVEADLSTQEGRVAAAAKIVELSGGVVDAVIACAGISAPRALTISVNYFGVVNLLQELLPALGKSDAPRVAVVSSMASLQPNSPEIVDAALAGDEAKAVEIADKLAEQGPQVGYAVYPSSKRALSRWVRRASISADYAGAGIALNAVAPGTVLTPMTEGLLSDPDTVKMVDASVPMPLNYHQKPESIAEVLIFLTSPANTHMAGQTIYVDGGADASLRGDDIWSWNDPK; this is encoded by the coding sequence ATGGCTCGTACGTACGTTGTGACGGGTTCTGCTTCGGGCATTGGCGCGACGACCTCGCGCATGCTCACGGAGCGTGGCGAAAAGGTCATCGGCGTCGATCTGAAGAACGCCGATGTGGAGGCTGACCTCTCAACCCAGGAGGGTCGCGTTGCCGCTGCCGCCAAGATTGTTGAGCTTTCGGGTGGCGTCGTTGACGCTGTGATTGCGTGCGCTGGTATTTCTGCTCCGCGTGCACTGACGATTTCGGTGAACTACTTCGGTGTTGTCAACCTGCTGCAGGAGCTGCTGCCTGCCCTCGGCAAGAGCGACGCTCCGCGCGTTGCTGTTGTGTCGTCGATGGCCTCGTTGCAGCCGAACTCGCCCGAGATCGTTGACGCGGCTCTCGCTGGCGATGAGGCTAAGGCCGTCGAGATTGCTGACAAGCTCGCTGAGCAGGGCCCGCAGGTTGGTTACGCGGTCTACCCGTCGTCCAAGCGTGCGCTGTCGCGCTGGGTGCGTCGTGCATCGATTTCGGCCGACTACGCCGGCGCTGGCATTGCGCTGAACGCCGTGGCTCCCGGAACCGTGCTGACGCCGATGACCGAGGGCCTGCTGAGCGACCCCGACACGGTCAAGATGGTCGACGCGAGCGTTCCGATGCCGCTGAACTACCACCAGAAGCCCGAGTCGATCGCCGAGGTGCTGATCTTCCTGACGAGCCCCGCAAACACGCACATGGCTGGCCAGACGATCTACGTTGACGGTGGCGCTGACGCGTCGCTGCGCGGCGACGACATCTGGTCGTGGAACGACCCGAAGTAA